GATGCAAGAAGTTCGTAAACACAACATTCGCGTTACCGCTTTAACTCCAAGTACAGTTGCAACTGATATGGCAAAAGAATTAAATCTTACAGATGGTAACCCCGATAAAGTAATGCAATCAGAAGATATGGCTGAACTCATTATCGCTCAACTAAAATTAAACAAACGCGTTTTTATCAAAAACAGTAGTATTTGGTCCACGAATCCTTAGCAACCATTTGCTAAAAATATAAAACCATTAAGAGATTAAGTTTATTAAGCTTTGCACTTAATTTTCTTAATCTCTTAATGGTTTAAAAATATTTTAATTTTTACAATATTTTATTACACCTCAACATTCAAAAATTCCATTCTCACACTTCCATCTTCATCAATTTTTGTTAAATTGATTTCGTGCAATGTATTTACTAATTCTGGATTCCAAGGTGTTTTTACTTTTACATAATTCTCCGTAAAACCATGAATATAGCCTTCTTTGTTTTCACTCTCAAAAAGTACCGTTCTGTTACTTCCTAATTGACTCTCATAAAAAACACGGCGTTTTTTAACTGATAAACCACGTAACATTTTGCTACGTTTAGCGCGAACATTAGCAGGAATAATACCTTCCATTACAGCCGCTTCGGTATTATCTCTTTCAGAATATGTAAAAACGTGTAAATAGGAAATATCCATTTCATTCAAAAAATGATACGTTTCTAAAAAATGCTCATCAGTTTCTCCTGGAAAACCAACAATAACATCTACACCAATACAGGCATGTGGCATAACTTCACGAATTTTATTAACTCTTTCGGTATAAACTTCACGTAAATAACGACGCTTCATTAATTTCAAAATATCATTGCTTCCTGATTGCAATGGAATATGAAAATGTGGTACAAACGTTCTGCTTTTAGATACAAATTCTATAGTTTCATTCTTCAATAAATTAGGCTCAATAGAGGATATACGTAATCTTTCGATTCCTTCTACTCTATCCAAAGCCTGAACTAATTCAAGAAAAGTATGTTCGTGTTTTTTATTACCAAACTCCCCTTTTCCATAGTCTCCAATATTTACTCCTGTCAGAACAATTTCTTTAATGTCTTGTTTTGAAATTTCGTAAGCATTTTTCAATACATTTTCCAATTCATCACTTCGAGAAATTCCTCGAGCTAGTGGAATTGTACAATAAGTACATTTATAATCGCAACCATCTTGCACTTTCAAAAAAGCACGGGTTCTATCTCCTATAGAATAACTGCCTACATAAAAATCGGCCTCGGCAATCTCGCAAGAATGCACTTCTCCAAAATCATTTTTAGACAAATCATTGATATAATCAGCCAGCTTGAATTTCTCTGTAGCTCCCAAAACCAAATCTACTCCATCCACATTTGCTAATTCCTCAGGTTTCAATTGTGCATAACACCCTACTGCTGCGACAAAAGCTTTATCGTTTAATTTCATCGCTTTACGTACGACTTGTTTAAACTGTTTATCTGCATTCTCAGTAACCGAACAAGTATTAATTACATACATATCCGCTACTTCTTCAAAATCAACACGGTCAAAACCTTCGTCTTGTAAATTTCGGGCAATGGTTGATGTTTCTGAAAAATTCAGTTTACAACCCAAAGTATAAAAAGCGACTTTCTTTCTGTTTTCCATAATTATCTTAAACTAATGAAATCGTTGTCAAAAAATTTAAGTGTGCAAATTTACAAACAATATTCATGAAAACGAAATTCGAAATAAACTGAATTTCAAGTTCTTATATTTTTATTTTATTTAAACATTTTAAACGATAATTGCATATTACATCCATATAAAATTTGAATCTCAAATAATAAATTTTTACATTTTTTGAGCTATACTAAAAAGTCTAACAAAATGATTATGTGTATATAAAGTTTCATCAATCTAAATATGACCAATAATAACCTTAAATTATTTTAAATATAAAGTAATCTCGATTTTGTTCTTATGTTTTTAAATGTTAATTTCACCTCACCAAAAACAAACTAACGGCAAAAGCTTTATCAACACCAATAAAGTTGCGTTATAAACTCATTTTTGTAAATCAAAAAACTAATTATTCCAAGGAATAATTTAGATCTATTTGATTCTGAAATAAATAAAAGTTTTACAAAAAACAGAGCTAAAGCAACAACATTTCACCATCTGTGTATATTGGTTCGCCTTTTGTTATATGCCACCTGAAAAACAAACGATAGTTTAAATTAAAGATAAATGGGATCACCGAAAACCATAAAGAGTAGGTCAATATTAAATAAATAAAAAATGAAATCAATCTGTCTAACAATCTCCCTACTATTTATTACTCTTTGCTCACAAGCACAAAATGCACCAACAATAGCAACTAAAAATCCTTTTCCAACAATCAGTACTTTGACTAGTTGGGCTAGTTATAACTCACAAGAAAAATTTAATCTTGACATCAGAAGTCTTGGTTTTAAATTTGAAGAAAAATCAGTAGAAACAGCTTCAACATCTTATACTTATATTAGAAAAGTTTCTGTAGAGAACATTAATTATACTGATAGAATTGTTTATAGAATTGCTAATGACAACTCGGCAAGTATTATCTCTCTAGTAACTGCATCAACAGATTTAGTATCATTTTATACTCCTCAATTGGCCAATTACAAAACTGGTAAATGCGAGAATGAAATGTCTAAAGATAAAAAAACAACTTGTACTTGCTACAACAACGAAAAATTTAGCATCGATCTTTGTGACGAAAGAGTGAAACTTACTATGGGAGACGGGAACAATTACTTTATCTCAGTAGCTAAAAAATAATAATTTATATTCTACAAAAAAACCGTTTCATTTAGTAATGAAACGGTTTTTTTATGCTTTAAAATTCAAATTTGTAATTTGAATTTATCTCTTTCTTTAATTCAAAATATATCTTTTTATAACCTCAGCAACACCATGATCATTATTTGAAGCTACAATAACATTTCCTTTATCTCTTAATTCTGGGGTTACATTATCTACCCAAACACCTAAACCTGCATATTCTATCATCGTCAAATCATTACCAGCATTTCCTACAGCTATAATTTCACTTTGATGAATATCTAATTTCTCTGCCAATTTTTTCAAACTATATGCTTTATCAATCCCTTGTTGAGCTACTTCAAGAAAAAAAGGTTTTGACATTGAAATACTTAAATGAGGCATTTTTAATTTCAAATCATCTTCAACAGTTTTCAAATAAGAAGGCTCTTCCAGTAAAATACACTTTACAGCATTTGTCTGAACTTCATCCTTAAAACTACTGACTTTATTATGAGCTAAACCTGTTATATGCTTTTCTATTTCGATATATTCAGAATCGGTTTCGCTAACAATTGCATCATTAACATAGGTTATAATATGCGTTTTGCTTTCCAAACTGTAATCATATAATTCGTGGATTTGTTCTTTGGTCAAGGTTTGTTCAAACAGTACTTTATCAGCTGCCAAATCAGTAATTACGGCTCCATTATAAGAAAGCATATATGAATTATAAAAATCCATTTTCAATTCTTTAGCATATTCTGTCATTGCTGAAGTAGGTCTTCCAGAGGCCAAAACGACATAAACTCCCAATTCTTGGGCTTTAAAAATCATTTCTTTATTCTCATCAGATATAGTATGATTGTCTGTCAACAATGTATCATCCATATCCAAAACAATCATTTTGTATTTAACTTCTTTCATTCATAAATATTATATAGACAGCCCGTTTAATTATACTGTAAACAAGCTAAAAAAAACCTTGATACACTAAGTTCAAGGTAAATCAAAAATTAATTTAACTAGATACTTAACCTAAATTCTTCGATAACTGGATTTGCCTTTGCAAAATCTGTTTCTTGAATAAATACCTCAACTGCTGAGTCTGTATTTGGAAAACCAGACATTCTAGCCGATTGAATATTATTTTTTATAGATGTTTCTACTCCTGCATCTTCAATTTTTTTTTGCAATGCCAAAGCTAAAATTTCACTTCCCGAAAATACTTTCATTAATCCCATAATATTTTATTTTTTAAATTACTGTATATCAAATCTTCAAGTTAAAAAGCGAATTAAATTTTGTTTCTTAAACTATTAGCTATGTTTAAAAAAACACTTTTTTTTATTATTAAAAAAACTATTCTTCTTCGTCACCTATTTCTTCGTCAGATTCTTCAAAATCATCAACATCATGAAACACAGATTCTTCCTCTTCAAAATCCTCTTCATCTTCGTCATACTCTTCATCAAAATCAAAGACAAAAGGTTCTAATAACATTTTATCGGCTAATATTTCGATGCGCTCTGTAATTTTATCTGTAAAAATAATTCGTTGTGTTTTGGTAATACTATTTGAAATTCTCATGATTTTTGTTTCATTTCTCAATTTCAAAATAGAATCGGTATCATCAATAATAAACATCTTCAATCGGTTTACATTATAACCAGCCGTAGTAAACATATCACTTAATTTAACAGGAGTTCCTATAAGAACATCGATTCCAGCTGAAACATAATTTTTATCATATTCCATATCTCCTTTCTCATGAACTCCAAACACTCTCAAATTAGTGAATTTCCCAAACTTTTCAAAAAGTGCTTCCATTTCAAGTACTTTTGCTTTGTCTTCTACAAAAATTAGGGCGCGAGGCGATTCTTCTCCTTCACAAATCAATTGCTGAATTACATTCATAACAATAGTTGTTGATTTACCTGAACCTTTAGACGAAGAAATAATAGCATCTGCTCCACTTTTTATGGTCGAAAAAGTTTCCTTTTGCAATTCATTAGCTTCTATCAATCCACTATCTATTAAGGCTTCCTGCAATACTTGATTTATTTTTTTTAATTTCATTTTTTCAGTAATTAAGCATAAGGCATGAGCCAAAAGCTATGAATTATTACATCTTTACTAACGATGTATTCTTATCTTTAATTTATTTACTTGCAAAAGCCCGAACATCACTCTCAGAAATTTCGTTTCCTCCAAGAATAATCAAGCGTTCAACCACATTTCTCAATTCTCTAATATTTCCTGTCCAATCGTATTCTTGCAACAAACTAATTGCTTTTTTAGAAAAAAGTTTAACTGCATTTCCGTGTTCATTAGCAATTTTAATCGTAAAGTGCTCTACCAAAGCAGGAATATCTTCTCTTCTATCATTCAAAGAAGGAACACTAATCAAAATAACTGCAAGGCGATGGTATAAATCTTCTCTAAAACGACCTGCTGCGATTTCGCTTTTTAAATCCTTATTCGTAGCTGCAATTACTCGAACATCTACTTTTATATCGTTGTCTGCACCAACTCGTGTAATGATTCCTTCTTGCAAAGCTCTCAAAACTTTGGCTTGAGCAGATAAACTCATATCGCCAATTTCGTCTAAGAAAATAGTTCCTTTATTAGCCGCTTCAAATTTCCCAGCACGATCTTTCACTGCCGAAGTAAATGCCCCTTTTACATGACCAAACAATTCACTTTCTATCAATTCACTTGGTATCGCAGCACAATTCACTTCTATCATTGGAGCTGTAGAACGTTCACTTTTGTCATGCAATTGATGAGCAACCAATTCTTTCCCGGTTCCATTTGGTCCAGTAATCAAAACTCTTGCATCGGTTGGGGCAACTTTATCGATCATGATTTTAACAAGATTGATAGGTTCACAATTCCCTATTATTTCGTATTTTTTACTGACTTTCTTTTTTAAAATTTTATTTTCGACAACCAGTTTTTTTCTATCCAAAGCATTACGAACCGTATTCAACAACCTATTTAAATCTGGTGGTTTCGAAATATAATCAAAAGCTCCAAGGCGCATCGTATTTATCGCTGTTTCCATATCACCATGACCTGAAATCATTACAATTGGAACCTCAGTATCAAACTTTTTTACCGCTTCGAGCAATTCGACACCATCCATTCTTGGCATCTTAATATCACACAAAATTAAATCGTAATCATTCTCTTTTATTTTTTCAAGTCCAATAACACCATCCTCAGCAGCATCCACTTCATAAGACTCATTTTCTTCAGCAAGTATCCGAACCAATACTCTTCTAATTGCTTCTTCGTCTTCAATAATCAGTATTTTACTCATATATTTTTTTTAAAGATTCTGAGTTTCTAAGCTTTTTCTAAAATCCTTAAAAACTTAGCGACTTAGTTACTAAGCAACTTCCTTTTTTAATACTTAAGCCACTTATATAACTCGCCCCAACTTGGTTTTTTACCATACATTAAAATTCCAACACGGTAAATTTTGGCAGCAAACCAAACGACACCAAAAAACGATGCGAACAACAAAGATACGGAAATTGCAATTTGCCACCATGGTACACCAAAAGGAATACGCATTAACATTACAATAGGTGATGTCAACGGAATCATAGAAAAAACTACAGCGATAGTTCCATGCGGGTCATTAATCACTGTAAAAAATCCAATATAAACACTCAACATCAAAGGCATGATGATAGGCAAAAGAAATTGTTGCGAATCCGTTTGATTATCAACGGCAGCTCCAATAGCCGCATAAAAAGAACTGTATAAAAAATACCCCCCAATAAAATACACAATAAAACCTATCAAAATACTTGCGATAGGAAGGTTCCATATTTCTTTAATATACATTTGAGCCGTCCCTGAGAATTCTTGTTGCGCCGCGTGCATCATCTCTGGAGAAACTTTAGCGGTTGGAGTAATATTAACCCCAAAAAAAGCTGAAGCAGCAAACATTAATGCCAAACCTATAACTGTCCAAATTATAAACTGTAACAAACCTGCCAATGAAGTACCTATTATTTTTCCCATCATCAGTTGAAATGGTTTTACCGATGAAATAATAATCTCAACGATACGATTGGTTTTTTCTTCAATCACAC
The Flavobacterium sp. 5 DNA segment above includes these coding regions:
- a CDS encoding sigma-54 dependent transcriptional regulator, producing the protein MSKILIIEDEEAIRRVLVRILAEENESYEVDAAEDGVIGLEKIKENDYDLILCDIKMPRMDGVELLEAVKKFDTEVPIVMISGHGDMETAINTMRLGAFDYISKPPDLNRLLNTVRNALDRKKLVVENKILKKKVSKKYEIIGNCEPINLVKIMIDKVAPTDARVLITGPNGTGKELVAHQLHDKSERSTAPMIEVNCAAIPSELIESELFGHVKGAFTSAVKDRAGKFEAANKGTIFLDEIGDMSLSAQAKVLRALQEGIITRVGADNDIKVDVRVIAATNKDLKSEIAAGRFREDLYHRLAVILISVPSLNDRREDIPALVEHFTIKIANEHGNAVKLFSKKAISLLQEYDWTGNIRELRNVVERLIILGGNEISESDVRAFASK
- a CDS encoding Cof-type HAD-IIB family hydrolase; translation: MKEVKYKMIVLDMDDTLLTDNHTISDENKEMIFKAQELGVYVVLASGRPTSAMTEYAKELKMDFYNSYMLSYNGAVITDLAADKVLFEQTLTKEQIHELYDYSLESKTHIITYVNDAIVSETDSEYIEIEKHITGLAHNKVSSFKDEVQTNAVKCILLEEPSYLKTVEDDLKLKMPHLSISMSKPFFLEVAQQGIDKAYSLKKLAEKLDIHQSEIIAVGNAGNDLTMIEYAGLGVWVDNVTPELRDKGNVIVASNNDHGVAEVIKRYILN
- a CDS encoding ABC transporter permease, translated to MSIISLIIKREFIAKVRNKSFIVMTFLSPLLFVGIAGFVAYLSSMKPETKLIAIHDESGLFVNEFMALNNKNSDYKYLDYSRINLQVLKDSITRENYEALLYIPKTTTNKDLETKIQLVSNDSPSIIFIEKTQGIIADKLTKDNLELAHLDTLAIKKAKAEVVLKLSKASGEESLRGLNEIKIGIGGAFGYLIMMFIIIYGNMVMRSVIEEKTNRIVEIIISSVKPFQLMMGKIIGTSLAGLLQFIIWTVIGLALMFAASAFFGVNITPTAKVSPEMMHAAQQEFSGTAQMYIKEIWNLPIASILIGFIVYFIGGYFLYSSFYAAIGAAVDNQTDSQQFLLPIIMPLMLSVYIGFFTVINDPHGTIAVVFSMIPLTSPIVMLMRIPFGVPWWQIAISVSLLFASFFGVVWFAAKIYRVGILMYGKKPSWGELYKWLKY
- a CDS encoding DEAD/DEAH box helicase — protein: MKLKKINQVLQEALIDSGLIEANELQKETFSTIKSGADAIISSSKGSGKSTTIVMNVIQQLICEGEESPRALIFVEDKAKVLEMEALFEKFGKFTNLRVFGVHEKGDMEYDKNYVSAGIDVLIGTPVKLSDMFTTAGYNVNRLKMFIIDDTDSILKLRNETKIMRISNSITKTQRIIFTDKITERIEILADKMLLEPFVFDFDEEYDEDEEDFEEEESVFHDVDDFEESDEEIGDEEE
- the mtaB gene encoding tRNA (N(6)-L-threonylcarbamoyladenosine(37)-C(2))-methylthiotransferase MtaB, with protein sequence MENRKKVAFYTLGCKLNFSETSTIARNLQDEGFDRVDFEEVADMYVINTCSVTENADKQFKQVVRKAMKLNDKAFVAAVGCYAQLKPEELANVDGVDLVLGATEKFKLADYINDLSKNDFGEVHSCEIAEADFYVGSYSIGDRTRAFLKVQDGCDYKCTYCTIPLARGISRSDELENVLKNAYEISKQDIKEIVLTGVNIGDYGKGEFGNKKHEHTFLELVQALDRVEGIERLRISSIEPNLLKNETIEFVSKSRTFVPHFHIPLQSGSNDILKLMKRRYLREVYTERVNKIREVMPHACIGVDVIVGFPGETDEHFLETYHFLNEMDISYLHVFTYSERDNTEAAVMEGIIPANVRAKRSKMLRGLSVKKRRVFYESQLGSNRTVLFESENKEGYIHGFTENYVKVKTPWNPELVNTLHEINLTKIDEDGSVRMEFLNVEV
- a CDS encoding putative signal transducing protein; the encoded protein is MGLMKVFSGSEILALALQKKIEDAGVETSIKNNIQSARMSGFPNTDSAVEVFIQETDFAKANPVIEEFRLSI